In Ctenopharyngodon idella isolate HZGC_01 chromosome 20, HZGC01, whole genome shotgun sequence, the following proteins share a genomic window:
- the nudt14 gene encoding uridine diphosphate glucose pyrophosphatase NUDT14 isoform X2 gives MQTHDSVSVLIFNTTSHCFILVKQFRPAVYMSEWERSKPKPLQPAEEESAEAPPTEVKVPEENQTGDSSEETSSPQPPASAGVTYELCAGLVDKPNLSLEEIARQEVLEECGYDVPVTKLRKITSYRSGVGVTGSKQTMFYAEVSEENRVGEGGGKPQEGELIEVVKVPLHEAMTFAFDESIPKTMGVIFSFIWFHSNMSPKYKISTNV, from the exons ATGCAAACCCATGATAG TGTCTCTGTGCTGATTTTCAACACCACTTCACACTGTTTTATCCTGGTCAAGCAGTTCCGCCCAG CTGTATACATGAGCGAATGGGAGCGGAGCAAACCTAAGCCCCTGCAGCCTGCGGAGGAAGAGTCAGCGGAAGCCCCACCAACAGAAGTTAAAGTCCCGGAAGAGAACCAAACAGGAGACTCAAGCGAAGAGACATCAAGCCCCCAACCTCCAGCTTCGGCCGGCGTGACCTACGAGTTGTGCGCAGGCTTGGTGGACAAACCCAACCTTTCTCTAGAGGAGATTGCCAGGCAGGAAGTGCTGGAAGAGTGCGGATATGATGTGCCAGTTACCAAACTGAGAAAGATCACATCATACAG GTCAGGTGTCGGAGTGACTGGATCGAAGCAGACCATGTTCTACGCTGAGGTGTCCGAAGAGAATCGCGTCGGAGAGGGAGGAGGTAAACCCCAAGAGGGCGAATTGATCGAGGTGGTCAAAGTTCCCCTGCACGAAGCTATGACCTTCGCCTTTGACGAGAGCATCCCGAAAACAATGGGTGTCATTTTCAGCTTCATCTGGTTCCACAGCAACATGTCACCGAAGTATAAGATCTCCACCAATGTCTAA